The Mytilus galloprovincialis chromosome 2, xbMytGall1.hap1.1, whole genome shotgun sequence genome has a window encoding:
- the LOC143063400 gene encoding E3 ubiquitin-protein ligase CCNB1IP1-like has protein sequence MDTDLICNFKKCRKRLNTFAWVTSCSHIFCDEDGTKEFNKCYKCPACETRLATNLDIIRIDLQPSEQYKSMVLAGQKPEVIMEICTRALSFWTYQAHQEMTYQEHVTEKVKDKCAQLEQYYEQIVSQTQSEIASLKKLYSDSKKNLDSISKKFHEVSEKLIQKSRQYQKLQTNYESLRRRSVSASVFEAGDSGKDVPKNFTIPLSSGDGFLQKEWSRSSSRSSSPVQRKFVMFSRATPDHAIQNKFTLPLGTPTK, from the exons ATGGATACTGATTTGATTTGCAATTTTAAGAAATGTAGAAAAAGATTAAATACATTTGCATGG gtGACTTCCTGTTCAC ATATTTTTTGTGATGAGGATGGAACAAAAGAGTTCAATAAATGCTACAAATGTCCAGCAT GTGAAACTAGATTAGCTACAAATCTTGATATTATAAGGATTGACCTGCAGCCTTCAGAGCAGTATAAATCT ATGGTACTTGCTGGACAGAAGCCAGAGGTTATTATGGAGATTTGTACCCGAGCTCTTTCCTTCTGGACCTACCAG GCTCATCAGGAGATGACGTACCAAGAACATGTGACAGAAAAAGTGAAAGATAAATGTGCACAGCTAGAACAGTATTATGAACAGATTGTCTCACAAACACAATCAGAAATAGCAT CCTTAAAGAAGCTATACTCTG aTTCAAAGAAAAATTTAGATTCTATAAGCAAGAAATTCCATGAAGTATCCGAGAAGCTCATACAGAAAAGCAGACAATACCAGAAGTTACAG ACTAACTATGAATCCCTGAGAAGACGAAGTGTCTCGGCGTCAGTATTTGAGGCTGGGGATAGTGGCAAAGACGTACCAAAGAACTTTACTATACCACTGTCATCTGGAGATG gCTTTCTACAAAAGGAGTGGAGCAGAAGTAGCAGTAGATCATCCTCGCCAGTTCAAC GGAAATTTGTAATGTTCTCAAGAGCAACGCCAGACCATGCAATACAGAATAAATTTACTCTGCCACTCGGCACGCCGACcaaataa
- the LOC143063399 gene encoding uncharacterized protein LOC143063399 isoform X1, whose amino-acid sequence MNKNPNFTIKQEGKGLYSNCHEKDENYGSMSQEEMYMTNTGQIFSPSAAFSIGMYPHKDSMEDTVIRRTRSLIPHSVKCQIIQLAQDNPRITQGEIAQMFGIDRTTVSKILKRRHEFLEESKNTSDTCSPPKISKSDNVVNDTLCKFINLWYLEAKKKNERITQSMVKDMAQSIAKSYGVSHLSADSSWFEEFFTKHNIKESDIEDLVIKKEDPSSSDELILIEPPYQSVIDFRESPPRVANFGKRPGNRASHTATSHSHHGQNRQALSTSPTSTVTSSASRLGTGNKIPRVQTETADTTREDLLLDTRKEIEELETNEALKREMGNLDKFREQQKVMEEVNKQRKALLSKTLSERQKKAQEEARKLAHIQRELMILDNLLTADVNVIRSRIEIASREFLDAQKRYERAEKEFVESKVDLQKKSEQKESLTEHLYTIIHQNELRKSNKLSELMKELEMEQNNESQALPTLPPLSSFNTMSSGDTIHSPKSPSTTTTNQPLENVNPEPVGSTNLSKQNVNLSAAAENVNTSKDVKEVENVQSSQSDKKTVSINNENVNEEHTAHCLPTNDLLGKEPEKDKSAILTTNEKVPTSDTTINLTDSSTISDKHTNQNLISISPINIGDVSDSQNSEDLPGTWSLDVVQKDNGH is encoded by the exons ATGAATAAAAATCCAAACTTCACAATAAAACAAGAAGGAAAAGGGTTGTATTCCAACTGTCATGAGAAAGATGAAAACTATGGCTCAATGTCTCAAGAAGAAATGTACATGACAAACACTGGACAGATCTTTTCACCATCGGCAGCATTCTCTATTGGAATGTATCCCCACAAGGACTCAATGGAGGACACAGTTATTAGAAGAACTAGGTCACTGATACCTCATTCTGTTAAATGTCAAATTATACAACTAGCCCAGGACAATCCAAGAATCACACAAGGAGAGATTGCACAAATGTTTGGTATAGACAGAACAACTGTATCCAAAATACTAAAAAGAAGACATGAATTTTTGGAGGAATCAAAAAATACTAGTGACACATGTTCACCGCCGAAAAtaagcaaatctgacaatgttGTAAATGACACTTTGTGTAAATTTATTAATCTATGGTATTTAGAAgccaaaaagaaaaatgaaagaataaCACAGTCTATGGTAAAAGATATGGCACAAAGCATAGCAAAGAGTTATGGAGTTTCTCATCTGTCAGCTGATAGCAGTTGGTTCGAGGaattctttacaaagcataatATCAAAGAATCTG ACATAGAAGATCTggtgataaagaaagaagatccTAGCTCCAGTGATGAACTTATTCTCATAGAGCCACCATATCAGTCTGTCATTG atTTCCGAGAATCACCACCAAGAGTTGCCAATTTTGGTAAGAGACCAGGAAACCGAGCTTCTCACACTGCAACATCACATTCACACCATGGCCAAAACAGACAGGCTCTCTCAACAAGTCCTACATCTACTGTTACAAGTTCAGCCTCACGATTGGGAACAGGAAATAAAATACCCAGGGTTCAGACAGAGACTGCAGATACTACAAGAGAGGATTTATTATTAGATACCAGGAAGGAAATAGAGGAACTGGAAACAAATGAAGCTTTAAA AAGAGAAATGGGAAATCTAGACAAATTCAGAGAACAACAGAAGGTAATGGAGGAAGTTAACAAGCAAAGAAAAGCACTGTTATCTAAAACTTTGTCTGAAAG GCAGAAAAAAGCGCAAGAGGAAGCTAGAAAATTGGCACATATACAGCGAGAATTGATGATCTTAGATAACCTTTTGACAGCAGATGTTAATGTGATACGAAGTCGTATTGAAATTGCCAGCAGAGAGTTTCTAGATGCACA aaaaagaTATGAAAGAGCAGAAAAAGAGTTTGTGGAATCTAAAGTTGATCTGCAGAAGAAATCAGAACAGAAAGAATCATTGACagaacatctttacacaattatACATCAAAATGAACTAAGAAAGTCTAATAAATTATCAGAACTAATGAAGGAACTTGAAATGGAACAAAACAATGAATCTCAAGCTCTCCCCACTTTACCCCCTCTATCATCATTCAATACAATGTCATCTGGAGATACCATACACTCTCCAAAGTCACCTTCAACAACTACAACAAACCAACCATTGGAAAATGTGAATCCAGAGCCAGTAGGTTCGACAAATCTTTCTAAACAAAATGTGAATCTGTCTGCAGCAGCTGAAAATGTGAATACATCAAAAGATGTGAAGGAAGTTGAAAATGTACAGTCTAGTCAGAGTGACAAAAAAACTGTTtcaataaacaatgaaaatgtGAATGAAGAACATACTGCACATTGCTTACCTACAAATGATCTGTTGGGAAAAGAACCTGAGAAAGACAAAAGTGCAATATTGACAACCAATGAAAAAGTTCCGACTAGTGACACAACAATAAACCTTACTGATTCCTCTACGATATCAGATAAACATACTAACCAGAATCTCATATCCATATCACCTATAAATATAGGTGATGTAAGTGACAGTCAGAACAGTGAAGACTTACCTGGTACCTGGTCATTAGATGTGGTACAAAAAGACAATGGGCATTGA
- the LOC143063399 gene encoding uncharacterized protein LOC143063399 isoform X2, producing the protein MSGWAGFTDEDLKRVRKLKVEKSDENNSNRNFRESPPRVANFGKRPGNRASHTATSHSHHGQNRQALSTSPTSTVTSSASRLGTGNKIPRVQTETADTTREDLLLDTRKEIEELETNEALKREMGNLDKFREQQKVMEEVNKQRKALLSKTLSERQKKAQEEARKLAHIQRELMILDNLLTADVNVIRSRIEIASREFLDAQKRYERAEKEFVESKVDLQKKSEQKESLTEHLYTIIHQNELRKSNKLSELMKELEMEQNNESQALPTLPPLSSFNTMSSGDTIHSPKSPSTTTTNQPLENVNPEPVGSTNLSKQNVNLSAAAENVNTSKDVKEVENVQSSQSDKKTVSINNENVNEEHTAHCLPTNDLLGKEPEKDKSAILTTNEKVPTSDTTINLTDSSTISDKHTNQNLISISPINIGDVSDSQNSEDLPGTWSLDVVQKDNGH; encoded by the exons ATGTCAGGTTGGGCTGGTTTCACGGATGAGGATTTGAAACGTGTCAgaaagttgaaagttgaaaaaagtgatgaaaacaattcaaacagaa atTTCCGAGAATCACCACCAAGAGTTGCCAATTTTGGTAAGAGACCAGGAAACCGAGCTTCTCACACTGCAACATCACATTCACACCATGGCCAAAACAGACAGGCTCTCTCAACAAGTCCTACATCTACTGTTACAAGTTCAGCCTCACGATTGGGAACAGGAAATAAAATACCCAGGGTTCAGACAGAGACTGCAGATACTACAAGAGAGGATTTATTATTAGATACCAGGAAGGAAATAGAGGAACTGGAAACAAATGAAGCTTTAAA AAGAGAAATGGGAAATCTAGACAAATTCAGAGAACAACAGAAGGTAATGGAGGAAGTTAACAAGCAAAGAAAAGCACTGTTATCTAAAACTTTGTCTGAAAG GCAGAAAAAAGCGCAAGAGGAAGCTAGAAAATTGGCACATATACAGCGAGAATTGATGATCTTAGATAACCTTTTGACAGCAGATGTTAATGTGATACGAAGTCGTATTGAAATTGCCAGCAGAGAGTTTCTAGATGCACA aaaaagaTATGAAAGAGCAGAAAAAGAGTTTGTGGAATCTAAAGTTGATCTGCAGAAGAAATCAGAACAGAAAGAATCATTGACagaacatctttacacaattatACATCAAAATGAACTAAGAAAGTCTAATAAATTATCAGAACTAATGAAGGAACTTGAAATGGAACAAAACAATGAATCTCAAGCTCTCCCCACTTTACCCCCTCTATCATCATTCAATACAATGTCATCTGGAGATACCATACACTCTCCAAAGTCACCTTCAACAACTACAACAAACCAACCATTGGAAAATGTGAATCCAGAGCCAGTAGGTTCGACAAATCTTTCTAAACAAAATGTGAATCTGTCTGCAGCAGCTGAAAATGTGAATACATCAAAAGATGTGAAGGAAGTTGAAAATGTACAGTCTAGTCAGAGTGACAAAAAAACTGTTtcaataaacaatgaaaatgtGAATGAAGAACATACTGCACATTGCTTACCTACAAATGATCTGTTGGGAAAAGAACCTGAGAAAGACAAAAGTGCAATATTGACAACCAATGAAAAAGTTCCGACTAGTGACACAACAATAAACCTTACTGATTCCTCTACGATATCAGATAAACATACTAACCAGAATCTCATATCCATATCACCTATAAATATAGGTGATGTAAGTGACAGTCAGAACAGTGAAGACTTACCTGGTACCTGGTCATTAGATGTGGTACAAAAAGACAATGGGCATTGA